In Magnolia sinica isolate HGM2019 chromosome 12, MsV1, whole genome shotgun sequence, a single genomic region encodes these proteins:
- the LOC131220339 gene encoding uncharacterized protein LOC131220339, whose product MTHLSSTEISSVTTFSSMLIKVESIVLSIISMLSGPNDEFPANIEAAKRADSPFLAGLTFHSLFSSMRTRISTLSKHSTVYNLEEGVFSWTHHLCFNGINSGWSSAFSDLISELYSQAEQISTVNSTRQPIANEFSSTQLGLNSDLVNGDDDLDENDWEFKDAFSEGTVGNGNPEFEIVDAHQNFSAELKLKNFVGFYSRLKDEARFFILDHHDDLKKAKKDAALSSDEVKVMAFDEEIQPKEIYVDDEAKLTLHCLIQHCIKLSELEKKRKLNDLLDASDFN is encoded by the exons ATGACCCACCTGTCATCCACGGAGATCTCAAGTGTGACAACATTTTCGTCAATGCTAATCAAG GTTGAAAGCATAGTTTTGAGTATTATTTCCATGCTTTCAGGTCCTAATGATGAATTTCCTGCAAACATTGAAGCCGCA AAACGGGCCGACTCACCATTTCTAGCTGGTTTGACATTCCATTCTCTGTTCTCCTCAATGAGGACCAGGATTTCCACACTCTCCAAACATAGCACTGTTTACAATTTAGAAGA AGGGGTTTTTTCATGGACTCACCACCTCTGTTTCAATGGCATCAATTCTGGTTGGAGCAgtgcttttagtgatcttattTCAGAGCTGTACAGTCAAGCTGAGCAGATATCCACTGTAAATTCTACTCGACAACCCATTGCAAATGAATTTAGTTCAACTCAGTTGGGCCTGAATTCAGATTTAgtaaatggtgatgatgatttggATGAAAATGACTGGGAATTCAAGGATGCCTTCTCAGAAGGCACAGTTGGAAATGGGAATCCTGAATTTGAGATTGTAGATGCACATCAAAACTTTTCTGCTGAACTAAAGCTAAAGAATTTTGTAGGTTTCTACTCTAGATTGAAAGACGAAGCACGATTTTTCATACTTGACCATCATGATGATCTCAAG AAAGCCAAGAAGGATGCTGCTCTTTCTAGTGATGAAGTAAAGGTTATGGCCTTTGATGAGGAAATTCAG CCAAAGGAGATATATGTGGATGATGAGGCCAAGTTGACCCTGCATTGTCTCATACAG CACTGCATTAAACTGAGCGAGTTGGAGAAAAAACGCAAGTTGAATGACCTCCTAGATGCATCGGATTTTAATTAA